GTGTCTCCGTTGCGTCGTTTGCCGTACCAGCCGTTGAACGCTTCAGCGAGTTCTTGAAGGACTCGCTGACTTGACTGAGAATGCAGGTCATCATAGCGTTCGTGGGTCTTGAGATACGCGGTGAGTTCGTTGTGATTTGGGATGTGACCGATTTCGTCCCAGATCCGACTGCATGTCCACCGCCCGACGTTCCAGAGTTTCGAGGCTGCGAACCCGAGGGCGTCAAGACCGTCCGACACCCGTGACTGGTTCCGAATGGAAGCAGTATAGGTGCGCGTGACGACCTTTTTTGCCATACGTAACCTATGACAGCGATCCTACTTAACAGTGGCTATTGTCAAAGCGTGGAATATCCTGCCGTGCCTTCGAACGGTGGACTATGGAGGAGTTGTCGGATTCATCCCCGCGCTGAAGCGCGAGGCTTTCTCCTTGACTCTCCGTAACATGTGTTCGCCTGTGGTCGGCGAAGTAACACGCATGCTATCGATTTTCGAGCACTGTGTGTCCGACCATCTCGAGTTGAGACTACAGGCCTTCGAGCGACCGCAACTTCTGTTCGACGGCCGGCGGCGCGGCGCTCGGCCCGTCGCGCACGCGGTGGTCGGGAATCAAGATCGGGGTCGGGTTCCCATCGAGGGCCGTCCGAACGAGGATGAGGTCGTCCTCGTCGTCGGGATCGAGTTCGGGGGTCATCCGCGCGAGGGCGTCGACGCTGACCTGCTCGCCGTAGGGGATTCCGCGGACCTGCTTCAAGACCGCGCGCTGGTCGGTCGGGACGGTCAGGGCCACCTGGAGTTCGTCGAAGTGGACCTCCTCCAGTCCCTCGAGGTAGTCGAAGATTTGCTCGAGGACGGGGTGGTCCTCCTGGGCCTCCTCGTCGGGCAGGTCGGGAAACGAGACGCTCAGGACACGGCCGCTCGCGGCCCCGAGCTGGACGTATCGATCGAGATACGATGATTCTCGCGCGTAGATTCCGGCGTCCGTGACGTCCTCCATATTCCTGCGTAAGTGGTAGGGCCTTGAATAATCGCCGGTCGCCGTTTTCGTCCACTCAGTCCCAGAAATTCGGAGCAGTCAGCCGCTCACCGGCTCCCACCGATTCTGACGGGCCATCGTAAACGCCGCCGACGCTGGCACCGATGAAGACCACACCCTCCCCAGCCGCCTGCGGTCCTCGCTCCATCCGTCGCTGCGGTCCTCGGCCCTCGCACGCCGTCGGCGACGGACCCTCGCTCACTTTTCGAGGTGCTCGCACGGCTCGCACCTCGCAACGCTCGGCTCCGTCGACAGCGCGCGCCACCGCACGTGGGGGTCGATCGGCCGAAATCTCGGTAGTTGCCCGGGTTCGACTCGTTCCGATGGCGCAAAGCTTTTGTACATATGAGTACGTCGATGTACAACAATGAACTCTCGAACAGATCTCGCGCCCGCGGTGGCGTCGATCCTCGAGGCCGCCCGAGAGCGGCCGGGAGGCGACGGCCTCGTGGACGTCGACGCGCGATCGTTACCCGATGCGCTCGCGCGCGCGGAGGCCGACGGTCGCGTTCCGGTAATCGCGGAAGTAAAGCCCACGAGCCCGACCGCCGACGGCACGCGCGACGACGATCCCGTCGAACTGGCCGAGGCGATGGTTGCGGGCGGCGCGGCGGCGATCTCGGTCCTCACCGAGCCGACTCACTTCGGCGGCTCACCCGAGTCGCTGACTCGCATTCGCGATGCCGTCGACGTCCCCGTCCTGCGAAAGGACTTCGTGCTCGAGGAAGCACAGATGGACGTCGTCGAAGCCGATCTGCTCCTGTTGATCGTCCGGTTCGTGGACGTTCGCGAATCGGACGATTCGCGAGCCAGTCAGAACGCCGTGCGTTCTGACGCTGATCTGGAAGGACTCATCGCGGCCGCGCACGAGCGCGGCTTCCAGCCGCTGGTCGAGGTCCATGACCGCGCGGAACTCGAGACTGCCCTCGAGGCCGGTGCCGAAATCATCGGC
Above is a window of Natronorubrum tibetense GA33 DNA encoding:
- a CDS encoding MGMT family protein, which encodes MEDVTDAGIYARESSYLDRYVQLGAASGRVLSVSFPDLPDEEAQEDHPVLEQIFDYLEGLEEVHFDELQVALTVPTDQRAVLKQVRGIPYGEQVSVDALARMTPELDPDDEDDLILVRTALDGNPTPILIPDHRVRDGPSAAPPAVEQKLRSLEGL
- the trpC gene encoding indole-3-glycerol phosphate synthase, producing the protein MNSRTDLAPAVASILEAARERPGGDGLVDVDARSLPDALARAEADGRVPVIAEVKPTSPTADGTRDDDPVELAEAMVAGGAAAISVLTEPTHFGGSPESLTRIRDAVDVPVLRKDFVLEEAQMDVVEADLLLLIVRFVDVRESDDSRASQNAVRSDADLEGLIAAAHERGFQPLVEVHDRAELETALEAGAEIIGVNNRDLARLEVDLETFESVSPHARQASDEVTLIAESGVSTPADVRRMREAGADALLIGSAIMDHASDDSDVAENTQRLVQAENRANGGNT